In the genome of Fulvivirga maritima, one region contains:
- a CDS encoding YheT family hydrolase, translated as MKDKINYKAPRFYFSPHLETIFPSILRKVKDVPYERERISTPDDDFLDLDWVKKGNKSLVIISHGLEGSSTRPYIKGMAKVFSEEGFDVLAWNFRGCSEEINKQLRFYHSGATEDLDHVVHHALQQGYTSLYLIGFSLGGNLTLKYVGEQGKNINPAVKKAIAFSVPLDLGSSCDTIAQSSNFIYSSRFLKNLKEKIRRKAELMPNQISVSQLDTVKTIRDFDDMFTAPLHGFTNAADYYNQCSSLHFLKSIAIPTLIVNAKNDPFLSEKCYPVEELANHPQVTFEMPERGGHVGFTEFNSQKRYWSEKRALSFINKN; from the coding sequence TTGAAAGATAAAATAAACTATAAAGCACCCAGGTTTTACTTCTCACCTCACTTAGAAACCATATTTCCATCCATACTCAGAAAGGTGAAAGATGTACCCTATGAAAGGGAGCGCATATCCACTCCTGATGATGATTTTCTGGATCTGGACTGGGTAAAAAAAGGAAATAAATCGCTTGTAATAATTTCTCATGGCCTGGAAGGTAGCTCCACCCGTCCTTATATAAAAGGAATGGCTAAGGTTTTTTCTGAAGAGGGCTTTGATGTATTAGCCTGGAATTTCAGAGGCTGCAGTGAAGAAATAAACAAGCAATTGAGATTTTACCATAGCGGTGCCACTGAAGATTTAGATCACGTAGTGCACCACGCCTTACAGCAGGGGTACACCAGTCTTTACCTCATAGGTTTTAGTCTTGGAGGCAACCTTACGCTCAAATATGTAGGCGAACAGGGTAAAAACATTAACCCGGCAGTGAAAAAGGCAATTGCTTTTTCTGTTCCGTTAGATCTGGGTTCCAGTTGCGATACTATTGCGCAATCATCTAACTTCATCTATTCTAGTCGTTTTTTAAAAAACCTTAAAGAAAAAATCAGGAGAAAGGCTGAGCTGATGCCTAATCAAATCTCGGTATCGCAGCTAGATACGGTAAAAACCATCCGTGATTTCGATGATATGTTTACCGCGCCACTGCATGGCTTTACTAATGCCGCTGATTATTACAACCAGTGTAGCTCACTGCATTTCTTAAAGTCCATAGCCATTCCTACACTAATTGTGAATGCTAAAAATGATCCTTTCCTTTCAGAGAAGTGCTATCCCGTAGAAGAGCTAGCCAACCACCCACAAGTTACTTTCGAAATGCCGGAAAGAGGTGGTCATGTGGGCTTTACAGAATTCAATTCTCAAAAAAGATACTGGTCAGAAAAACGTGCTTTGAGTTTTATTAATAAGAATTAA
- a CDS encoding TonB-dependent receptor — MTRILIFILSILFSFTVRGQSKHTINGYITDAQNGEELIGVTVYVNSLKTGTITNVYGFYSLSIPEGSYEITFSSVGYQPQVRQVNLTKDTELNVELTEEVTTIDEVVITDKALDANVSDVNMSRNEVDIKQVKKLPALFGEPDIIKAIQMMPGVVSAGEGTSSFFVRGGSADQNLILIDEAPVYDPSHLFGLFSVFNADVIKDSELYKGGIPARFGGRLSSILEVRTKDGNSKEFAGSAGIGTLASKVMLEGPIKKDKGSFIVSGRRSYVDVFLKAADEDNLVHFYDVNAKLNWKQNNKNRYFAAFYLGRDAFSFGDDFGFSWGNATGTFRWNHLFNDRLFSNTSLIASSFDYGLEITDPTSGLDWDSNLQEFSLKEDLNYFINPRNQLDFGYQVTYRRFSPGKIKPNSDKSIFSSLSLDEEYALDHALYLENQQKLTDRFTMVYGVRLSIFQSIGDDTVYEYEDPQDNINPTRIDSTSYDHFETIESYVYLEPRFSARYMLNPSSSLKISYNRMVQNTHLVAAGTVPIPFNTWSPSNRYLKPQIADQFAAGYFKNFSNNKYEVSVESYYKDIQNVTDFADNAQLFFNEDLSTEFRQGKSWSYGAEFMLRKNEGQLTGFLSYTWSKTERKVPGVNQDKSFLANYDRRHVFNMAATYDLNEKWSFGANFTYSTGRPITLPAGRYEYQDYQVDLITERNGYKLPNFHRMDLSATLTPRKNKDRKWKSNWVFSIYNVYSRKNPFTVYTRVESDDDGNVIDPNKKEARLISLFPILPSVTYNINF; from the coding sequence ATGACAAGAATTCTAATCTTTATTCTTTCAATACTTTTCTCATTTACGGTCAGGGGCCAGAGTAAGCATACGATCAATGGTTACATTACTGACGCGCAAAATGGAGAAGAATTGATAGGTGTAACTGTATATGTTAATTCGCTAAAAACAGGTACAATTACTAATGTTTATGGCTTTTATTCGTTAAGTATTCCTGAAGGGTCTTACGAGATCACTTTTAGCTCGGTAGGTTATCAACCCCAAGTAAGACAGGTAAACCTTACTAAAGACACAGAACTTAACGTGGAGCTCACAGAAGAGGTAACTACTATAGATGAAGTAGTAATTACTGATAAGGCCTTAGATGCCAATGTTTCTGATGTGAACATGAGCCGCAATGAAGTCGATATTAAGCAAGTGAAAAAGCTACCAGCACTTTTTGGTGAGCCGGATATTATCAAGGCTATACAAATGATGCCTGGTGTGGTAAGCGCCGGCGAGGGAACTTCCAGCTTTTTTGTGCGCGGAGGTAGTGCAGATCAGAACCTGATTCTTATAGATGAAGCGCCTGTTTATGATCCATCACACTTATTTGGCCTTTTTTCAGTGTTTAATGCTGATGTTATTAAGGACTCGGAGCTCTATAAAGGCGGTATTCCTGCTCGTTTTGGCGGCCGACTATCTTCTATTTTAGAGGTGAGAACCAAAGATGGTAACAGCAAAGAATTTGCAGGATCAGCAGGTATAGGTACCCTGGCTAGTAAAGTAATGCTGGAAGGGCCTATTAAAAAAGATAAGGGTTCATTTATTGTTTCTGGAAGAAGGTCTTATGTCGATGTTTTTTTAAAAGCTGCCGATGAAGATAACCTGGTTCATTTTTATGATGTAAATGCCAAGCTCAACTGGAAGCAGAATAATAAGAACCGTTATTTCGCAGCCTTTTATCTAGGTAGAGATGCCTTTTCATTTGGTGATGATTTCGGCTTTAGCTGGGGAAATGCTACCGGTACTTTCCGTTGGAATCACCTGTTTAACGACCGATTATTCTCTAATACTTCTTTAATAGCAAGTAGCTTTGACTATGGTTTAGAAATTACAGATCCTACTTCTGGTCTCGATTGGGATTCTAATTTGCAGGAATTTAGCTTAAAGGAGGATTTGAATTACTTTATTAATCCTAGAAATCAGCTGGATTTTGGCTATCAGGTCACTTATAGACGCTTTTCACCAGGTAAGATCAAGCCTAATTCTGATAAATCTATCTTTAGTAGTTTAAGTTTAGATGAAGAGTACGCACTAGATCATGCCCTATATTTAGAAAATCAGCAAAAATTAACGGATAGGTTCACTATGGTTTATGGTGTGCGTCTTTCTATATTTCAAAGTATAGGAGATGATACTGTATATGAGTATGAAGATCCTCAGGACAATATTAATCCTACCCGCATAGATTCTACCAGTTACGATCATTTTGAAACCATAGAGTCTTATGTATATCTGGAGCCTCGTTTTTCTGCGCGATACATGCTTAACCCCTCTAGCTCTTTGAAAATATCTTATAATAGAATGGTACAAAATACGCATTTGGTGGCTGCAGGTACCGTGCCTATACCGTTCAATACCTGGAGCCCGAGTAATAGATACTTAAAACCTCAAATAGCAGATCAGTTTGCCGCAGGTTATTTTAAAAATTTCTCTAATAACAAGTATGAAGTTTCGGTAGAATCTTATTACAAAGACATTCAAAATGTGACTGACTTTGCTGATAATGCACAACTTTTCTTTAATGAAGATTTATCTACAGAATTCAGACAAGGGAAGTCATGGTCTTACGGGGCAGAGTTTATGTTACGTAAAAATGAAGGTCAACTCACTGGCTTTTTGAGCTATACATGGTCAAAAACCGAGAGGAAAGTGCCTGGTGTGAATCAGGATAAATCTTTTCTGGCTAATTATGATAGAAGACATGTGTTTAACATGGCTGCTACTTATGACTTGAATGAAAAATGGTCTTTTGGAGCTAATTTCACCTATAGTACCGGTAGACCTATTACGCTGCCAGCAGGTAGGTATGAGTATCAGGATTATCAGGTAGACTTGATAACTGAGCGTAATGGATATAAGCTTCCTAATTTTCATAGAATGGATTTATCGGCTACGCTCACTCCTCGA
- a CDS encoding SOS response-associated peptidase, giving the protein MGDRYTITSSSEALASRFNVDIPEAYAPNYNAAPTQILPLITQGSKGLSFFYWGQIPGWSKNKAISNKLLFADMETLSEKAITQKALLSRRCIVPADGFYGWKQVSKKGKIPYRVIFENKNIVSFAGLWEEFEDDNENIVHTFKLITSPANSSILPMSTRMPVIMTEKEENVWLNNESTEEELLETLKPYPADKMKTYSVSPKISDTSVNEPALIEPMAPADQFGNYSLFD; this is encoded by the coding sequence ATGGGAGATCGATATACAATAACAAGCAGTAGTGAAGCACTGGCCAGCAGGTTTAATGTTGATATACCTGAAGCCTATGCCCCTAACTACAATGCGGCTCCCACACAGATATTGCCACTCATAACTCAAGGTAGTAAAGGCCTTTCCTTTTTCTACTGGGGGCAGATTCCCGGCTGGTCAAAAAACAAGGCCATAAGTAACAAGCTACTCTTTGCTGATATGGAAACCCTGTCTGAAAAAGCCATTACGCAAAAGGCACTGCTCAGCAGACGTTGCATAGTACCTGCTGATGGCTTTTATGGTTGGAAACAGGTGAGTAAAAAAGGAAAAATTCCTTATAGAGTGATCTTTGAAAATAAGAATATTGTTTCTTTTGCCGGGCTGTGGGAAGAGTTTGAAGATGATAATGAAAACATCGTGCATACTTTTAAGCTCATCACTTCTCCTGCCAATAGTAGTATACTCCCCATGAGCACCAGAATGCCGGTAATCATGACTGAAAAAGAAGAGAATGTCTGGCTCAACAATGAATCAACAGAAGAAGAGCTACTGGAAACACTGAAGCCCTACCCTGCTGATAAAATGAAAACCTATTCTGTCTCTCCTAAAATATCAGATACATCTGTAAATGAACCTGCTCTAATAGAGCCCATGGCCCCTGCTGATCAGTTTGGCAACTACTCTCTGTTCGATTAA